AACGCCAGTCGCACGCTGCTCTTCAACCTGCGTACGGGCACGTGGAGCGAGGAGCTGTGCGAGCTGTTCGGCGTGCCGAGGGCGGCCCTGCCCGAGATCGTCCCGTCGTACGGCGAGGTCGGCCGCACCGACCCGCAGGCGTTTCTCGGGCTCGACGTGCCGGTGGCCGGGATCGCCGGCGACCAGCAGGCCGCGCTGTTCGGGCAGGGCTGCTACGAGGCCGGCCGCAGCAAGTGCACCTACGGCACCGGCTCGTTCGTCCTCGTCAACACCGGTGACACACCGGTGCTGTCCGAGCGGCTGCTCACCACGGTCGCCTGGATGAAGCCCGACGGCGAGCTGGTCTACGCCCTCGAGGGCGCCGTGTTCGTGACCGGCGCGGCCGTGCAGTGGCTGCGGGACGGGCTGCAGGTCATCGGCAGTGCGGCGGAGGTCGAGGCACTGGCGCGTACGGTCCCGGACAGCGACGGCGTCGTGTTCGTCCCGGCGCTCACCGGGCTGGGGGCGCCGCACTGGGACCCGGACGCGCGCGGCACCCTGCTCGGGATCACCCGCGGCACCACCCGCGCCCACCTGGCGCGGGCGACCCTGGACGCGATCGCCTTCGAGGTACGCGACGTCGTGGACGCCATGACGGCCGAGGCCGGGCTGTCGGTCCCGGCTCTGCAGGTGGACGGCGGCGCGTCGGCCAACGACCTGCTCTGCCAGCTGCAGGCCGACCAGCTCGGCGTCGCCGTCCAGCGGCCGAAGGTGCTCGAGACGACGGCGCTCGGGGCCGCCTTCCTCGCCGGCCTCGGGACCGGAGTCTGGTCCTCGGCCCAGGAGCTGGCCGACACCTGGCAGCTGGACCGGCGCTTCGAGCCGGTGCCAGGGGTGCGTGCGGACGGCGCGCACGACCGCTGGTCCGACGCCGTGCAGCGGTCCAGGAGCTGGGCCGCAGGCTGAGCGCGTCGCCGGAGCCCGGGGTGCGGGCGAGCCTTCGGGGGCTGCGCTCAGCTCGCGCGGCGGCCGATGTCGGGGGGCGTCTGGCTGAGCAGCGACGCGCGCGCGGCACTCTTGGCGTCCTCGAGGTCGGCCTTCGCCTTGGTCGCGTACGTGTCGACGTACTCCTGTCCGGACAGCACCATCAGCTCGTACATGATCTCGTCGGTGACGGAGCGCAGCACGAAGCGGTCGCCCTCCATGCCGGCGTAGCGGCCGAAGTCGAGCGGCTTGCCGATCCGCAACTCGACCTTGCCCAGCTTGGGCATCAGCCGCCCTGCGGGCTGCAGCTCGAACATGCCGATCAGGCCGACCGGGACCACCGGCACGCCGGCCTCGAGCGCCATCCGGGCGACCCCGGTCTTGCCGCGGTAGAGCCGGCCGTCGGGTGAACGGGTGCCCTCCGGGTAGAGCGCGAGCAACTCTCCGCGCTGCAGGACACGCAGCCCGGTGCGCAGCGCCGCCTCGCTCGCCGCGCCGCCGGAGCGGTCGATGGGGATCATGCCGACGCCGCGGAAGAACGACTTCTGCAGCCAGCCCTTCGGTCCGGGGCCGGTGAAGTAGTCGCTCTTGGCCAGGAAGGTGACCTTGCGCGGCACCACCAGCGGGATCATGAAGTTGTCGAGGAAGGTCGTGTGGTTGCCGGCCAGGATGGCCGCGCCCTCCTCGGGCAGGTTCTCCGCGCCCGTGACGTACGGCCGGAACAGCAGGCGGAGGATCGGCGCCAGCACGGCCTTGACCAGCCAGTAGCCCATGCGTCCTCCCTCGTCCTCGCCGCGGACCCGCACCTTACGGGCGCGGCGAAGGCGGCAGCAACGGCACCCGCCGGTTCCTGCCCCGGTTGCCCGGAGGCGACGCACCGGGTGCTCGTGCGACGATGCAGGTGACCCTCGAGACCCGCCAGGAAGCCCCGCATGCCCACTCCCCCGTTCCCCGGCGGCGTCCTGCCCGGCGCCGAGCCGATCGACCTGCCCCGCGGCCCCGTCGGTGTGCTGCTGTGTCACGGTTTCACCGGTACGACGCAGAGCATCCGGCCCTGGGCCGAGCAGCTCGCGGCCGCCGACCTGACCGTCCACGCGCCCCGCCTGCCCGGCCACGGCACCCGCTGGCAGGACCTGAATGCCACCCGCTTCGCCGACTGGTACGGCGAGCTCGAGCGGGAGTTCGACGATCTGCGGTCGCGCTGCGAGCCGGTGTTCGTGATGGGTCTGTCCATGGGCGGCACGCTCGCCCTCCGGCTCGCCGAGCTGCGTGCCCGCCAGGTCGCGGGGATCGTCGTCGTCAACGCCTCGCTCGGGACGGACCGCAAGGACGCGAGGCTGGCGCCGCTGCTGTCGAAGGTCCTGCCGTCCTTCCCCGGCATCGGCAGCGACATCAAGAAGCCGGGTGTGACGGAGCTGGCGTACGACCGGCTGCCACTCAGGGCGGTCGCGTCGCTGCAGCAGGCCTGGCCGGTGGTCAGCGCCGACCTGCCGAAGATCACCTGCCCGGTGCTCGTCTTCCGCAGCCGGATCGACCACGTCGTGCCGCCGGTCAGCGGCCAGACCCTGCTGAGGGGGCTGGCCGGGGGGACCGTCGAGGAACGCATCCTGGAGGACAGCTACCACGTCGCCACGCTGGACAACGACGCGCCCGCGATCGTCGCCGGCAGTCTCGACTTCGTCCGCGCGCACAGCCCGGCTGCGGCGGGCTGATCGTGGACCCGATGCCCTCGCAGGGCCGGCGCGACAACGGCCTGCCCTCGGCCGACTGGGGTGCGCTGGTCGACGTCGACCCGCGGCTGTCCGGCGCGCTGCTCGACCGGCTGGCCGAGGCGGGCGTAGCCGCCTACGTGGAGCCGGCCCTGGGCTCCAACACCTTCACCCGCGCGGCGACGCTGCCGGACCGCCCGCTGGACCGGCTGTGGGTCGACGCGGCACGCGCCGAGGCGGCCCGTACGGTCGTCGGCGCCGAGGTGGCCGACCTGACGTCGCTGCTGGCCGAGCAGGACCCCGGTGCGACCGCCCACGGCCTGGTGCACCCGGTGCCGCGCAGCGCCGCCCGGCGGGTGCTGAGCCCACCGCCGCTCCCCGCCGCGCCCCCTATCGCGCCCCCCGCCGCGCAGGCCGGGCCGCCCGCCGCGCCCCCCGCCCCCCCCGCCCGGCCCCCCCCCGCCGCCGCCCCGGACGAGGAGTTCCGGCGCATCGTCGAGGGATTCAGCCGCGAGGGCGACTCCCCCGTACCGCCCTGGCCGGTCTCCGAGGACGTCGACCTGCCGCAGCGCCGGATGTTCCCGAGCCGGCCGGAGCGCGACGACGACCCGCCGCCGCAGGCCGGCCGCCGCCCACGGAGCGAGGGGGGGGCGCTGCCGGACTGGGTCGAGCCCGAGGCGCTCGAGGACGACGGCCACTACGTCCCGCCGCCACCCCCGCCGCTGCCCCGGCTGGCGCCGCAGAAGGTCGCGGCGGCCGCCGCCCTACTCGCCGGCGTGATCCTGATGTTCGCACCGGAACTGCTGCTGCAGGACCGGACCGCCTTCGTCGGGCTCGTCGGGGTCCTGCTCACAGCGGGTGGCGCGGTCGCCCTGGTCTACCTGATGCGCGACGCTCCTCCCACCGACAGCGGCCCGGACGACGGTGCCGTGGTGTGACCGATGCGAGTGAGGTGCTGGAGACCCGCGGCCACCTGATGGACACCGGGGTACTGGCCAAGGTGCTCGACGACGTGCTGGCCTACGGCGGGGACTACCGGATCGACCGGCTCGACGTCGGCCGGGCGCACGAGGACGAGTCGTACGCCCGCATCGTCGTCAGCGCGGAGAACGACGAGGCGCTGGCCCGCCTGCTCATGCGGCTGCAGGCGCACGGCATGAACCAGGTCGACCCCGGCGAGGCGCTGCTGCGCGAGGTCGAGCAGGACGGGGTGTTCCCCGACGACTTCTACTCCACCACCAACCTCGAGACGGTGGTGCGGCTGGGCTCGACCTGGGTGCCGGTCGAGCAGCCCGAGATGGACTGCGGGCTGCTGCTCCACGCTCCCGGCCGCGTCCGCACCATCCCGGTCTCCGACGTCCGGGCCGGCGATCAGGTGGTCTGCGGCGCCGGAGGTGTGAAGGTCGTCCTCCCGCACCGTGAGCGCAGCACCGACAGCTTCGAGTTCATGGCCTCGGCGGTCTCCAGCGAGAAGCCGCAGTCGCTGCTGCTGCGCCAGATCGCCGCGCAGCTGCGCGAGGTGAAGGCCGACGGCGGCAAGGTGCTGTGGGTCGGCGGACCGGCGATCGTGCACACCGGCGCCGGGCCGGCGCTGGTGGCGCTGATCGAGGCCGGCTACGTCGACGTGCTGTTCGCGGGCAACGCGTTGGCCACCCATGACATCGAGGCCGCGCTGTACGGCACCTCGCTCGGCGTCGACCTCGCGGCCGGCAAGGGCGTCGAGCACGGTCATGAGCACCACATCCGCGCCATCAACGCCGTCCGCAAGGCCGGCTCGATCGCCGCGGCCGTCGAGCAGGGCGTCCTGAGCTCCGGCCTGATGCACGCTCTGGTCAGGAACGGCAAGCGGTTCGTGCTGGTCGGCTCGGTGCGCGACGACGGGCCGCTGCCGGATGTGCACACCGACGTCATCGTGGGTCAGCGGGCGATGCGCGCGGAGCTGCCCGGTGTCGGCTTCGCCATCATGGTGGCGACGATGCTGCACTCGATCGCCACCGGCAACCTGCTGCCCGCCTCGGTCCCGCTGGTCTGCGTGGACATCAATCCCGCGACGGTCACCAAGCTGGCCGACCGCGGGTCCGCCCAGGCAGTCGGGATCGTCACCGACACCGGCCTGTTCCTCGAAGGCCTGGCTCGCGAGCTGGTCCCAGGCTTCACTGCCGGTTGAGGCGGGGGTTGTCCGGGTGCTGAGTTCTCCGGGGCTGGGTCCTCCGGGGGATCCGAGCCAGCTGCGGCTGCCGCCCACACCGCCGCCGACTGCCCGAGCGACCGCCCTTGATCAACGCCAGCCTTCCGCACATTCTGGCCCCGGAAAAACTGAGGCAACGCGGCGTTGATCATGGGCCAGGTGGCTGTGCAACGAGGGGTGTCGCTGCGGAACGCAGGCTGTGGCTGCGGAACGC
This genomic stretch from Mycobacteriales bacterium harbors:
- a CDS encoding alpha/beta fold hydrolase; its protein translation is MPTPPFPGGVLPGAEPIDLPRGPVGVLLCHGFTGTTQSIRPWAEQLAAADLTVHAPRLPGHGTRWQDLNATRFADWYGELEREFDDLRSRCEPVFVMGLSMGGTLALRLAELRARQVAGIVVVNASLGTDRKDARLAPLLSKVLPSFPGIGSDIKKPGVTELAYDRLPLRAVASLQQAWPVVSADLPKITCPVLVFRSRIDHVVPPVSGQTLLRGLAGGTVEERILEDSYHVATLDNDAPAIVAGSLDFVRAHSPAAAG
- the glpK gene encoding glycerol kinase GlpK; this translates as MSVLALDVGTTGVTALVVAEDGGILRRGYQEFPQHFPQPGWVEHEPEEIWQAVLAAARVALAGAPSAGISCIGVTDQRETAVLWDRQSLAAPRRAIVWQDRRTTALCDRLRDAGHEPRVAELTGLRLDPYFTATKLLWLAEHDPGAWAGVTAGRTVVGTVDAYVVARLTGGRRVVTDASNASRTLLFNLRTGTWSEELCELFGVPRAALPEIVPSYGEVGRTDPQAFLGLDVPVAGIAGDQQAALFGQGCYEAGRSKCTYGTGSFVLVNTGDTPVLSERLLTTVAWMKPDGELVYALEGAVFVTGAAVQWLRDGLQVIGSAAEVEALARTVPDSDGVVFVPALTGLGAPHWDPDARGTLLGITRGTTRAHLARATLDAIAFEVRDVVDAMTAEAGLSVPALQVDGGASANDLLCQLQADQLGVAVQRPKVLETTALGAAFLAGLGTGVWSSAQELADTWQLDRRFEPVPGVRADGAHDRWSDAVQRSRSWAAG
- a CDS encoding TIGR00300 family protein; the protein is MTDASEVLETRGHLMDTGVLAKVLDDVLAYGGDYRIDRLDVGRAHEDESYARIVVSAENDEALARLLMRLQAHGMNQVDPGEALLREVEQDGVFPDDFYSTTNLETVVRLGSTWVPVEQPEMDCGLLLHAPGRVRTIPVSDVRAGDQVVCGAGGVKVVLPHRERSTDSFEFMASAVSSEKPQSLLLRQIAAQLREVKADGGKVLWVGGPAIVHTGAGPALVALIEAGYVDVLFAGNALATHDIEAALYGTSLGVDLAAGKGVEHGHEHHIRAINAVRKAGSIAAAVEQGVLSSGLMHALVRNGKRFVLVGSVRDDGPLPDVHTDVIVGQRAMRAELPGVGFAIMVATMLHSIATGNLLPASVPLVCVDINPATVTKLADRGSAQAVGIVTDTGLFLEGLARELVPGFTAG
- a CDS encoding lysophospholipid acyltransferase family protein → MGYWLVKAVLAPILRLLFRPYVTGAENLPEEGAAILAGNHTTFLDNFMIPLVVPRKVTFLAKSDYFTGPGPKGWLQKSFFRGVGMIPIDRSGGAASEAALRTGLRVLQRGELLALYPEGTRSPDGRLYRGKTGVARMALEAGVPVVPVGLIGMFELQPAGRLMPKLGKVELRIGKPLDFGRYAGMEGDRFVLRSVTDEIMYELMVLSGQEYVDTYATKAKADLEDAKSAARASLLSQTPPDIGRRAS